A region of the Kribbella sp. NBC_01245 genome:
CGACGGCGCCGCGCTCGGTGTGGCCGGCGCGACCGCTTATGCCGTCATCGAACAGCGCCGCACCGCGTGCCGACGAGACCGTCCTGGTCATTGGTGCGACCGGCGGCGTCGGCACCCAGGTGGCAACTCCCCAGCGAGACCGTGGCCGTGACGGCGGTATACGCCCAGCCGACCGCCGACGTACTCGAGCGCACTGCCACCGGCGATACCAGCCTCTCGATCCAGCAGCTCTACCCGCTCGACCAGGCCCAAGACGCCTTCGACGCCTTCGCGTCCGGCACCCTCGGCAAACTCGTCATCACCACCTAACTGAACGCGAAGAAGGGCCTTGCGCCAGCAAGCGCAAGGCCCTTCTCCAACAGAACTACTTCCAGGCGCGGCGTTTGTCGCCGTTGGACTTGATCGGGGCGGTGGACTCCCAGACCCGGCGCCAGCGGGCGGCGTCCGGCCCGGACTGCGAGGGCGAGGCGCCCGTGGCGACCCGGCGACGGGCCTCCCACCAAGTCGAACCCTCTTCGTCGAGCAGGGCCGAGACCGCGGCCGAGATGCGCGGCGCGAAGTCGCGAGCGCTCTCCCCCGGCGCCGGCCGCAGCGCGTCGCCGTACCGGACTGCGACCGAAGGACGGCCCGGAACCGGCCAGCCACGGCCACGCGGCATCGCGGCGAACGAGCCCTTGATCCCGACCGGGATGATCGGCACACCGTGCTCGACGGCGAGATAGGCCGCGCCCATCCGGAAGCGCTCCATCCAGCCATCCTGCGAACGGGTGCCCTCGGGGAAGACCACGACGTTCCAGCCGTCGGCCAGCAGGTCGCCCGGCGTGGAGCTGAGCTTGCCGCTGCGGCGCTCGATCGGGAACGTGTTGAACACGATCGCCGACGCCGTCGCACGCCACCAGGTGTCGAAGAAGTAGTCCGCCGCCGCGGCCACGGCCGTCTTGCGCCGCCACGCGTTGGGCAGGGTGCAGAGGATCAGCGGGGTGTCCAGGTGCGACGAGTGGTTCGCCACGATCAGGCACGGCTCGTTGACCTTGGTCAACGCGTCCAGCCCACTGACCTGCGGGTTCACCTCGAAGCGCAGGACCGAGTTGAGCGCGCCCTTCTGAACGACCTCACGCAGCGCGATCGCGGCCGGCGTCCGGGCCCACTTGGTCGGGAAGACCGACGTCTCCTTGGGGATGACGAACGGCTCGGCCGAACGCGGCACCTGCGGGCGACGGCCCCAGCGCCAGCCGCGCGCCACCTGTTTGACGTCGCGGACGGTCTCCTTGGAGAACTTGACCAGGTTCGTCCCCATCAGCGCACATCCGCGAGCAGGTGCGGCGGGTTGTGCAGGTAGGTGATGGAGGGCGAGCGGCCGACCGAGTGGCTCACCATCTCGAGCGCGTCCTGCAGCGTCGAGGCGGACCGGAAACCCATCCGCTCGACGGACTTGCGGTTCGCGCCGACCCAGACGATGTCGCCGCAGTGGTCCAGCGCGTGGCTGATCCAGTACCACATGTAGAACGGGTGCACGCCGTGGTACGCGTTCGACGTCCGGTACAGGTGGATGTACCACGGGTCTTCGGCGTACTGCTTCTCGAACTTCGCCTCGATCGTCGCCGGGTCGGTCGACTCGGACAGGACCTCCTCGAAGAAGTCCACGTACGACGGGTGGTGCAGCTGGCTGAACTCGTAGTCCACCGGGTGGTACAGGATGACCGCGCCATCCTTACGGACGATCGGCTGCCCGATGTACGAGTTGAAGTAGTACCCGAGGCCCATGCAGGCGGCGAGGATCGGGTTCATGATCGAGTTCACGTTGTAGGGGCCGACGAACGGCACACCCATGATCGCGACATCGGCCTGGCCCTGGACCTCGACCTTGTGCTGGCTGTGCACGGCCTCAATCGTCTTCTCGTGCACCGGCTCGATCTTGCCGGCGTTGATACCGGTCAGACCGTAGTTCGCCCGGACGTCCTGGAAGATCTTGCGCCGGACCCGGGTCGGGGCCAGGTCGATCCCGCGCTTGGCGGCGAGCATCGAGGCCTGGTCCTTGATCGACCACTCCCACTCGCGCTTCTGCAGGAACTCGAGCGGTCCGCCGAAGATGTCGTTGTTCAGCGTGGTCTCGATCTGGAAGACCTTGACGTGCGACGTCAGCACTTCGCCCATCCGCCAGGCGGAGTGGTGCATCTTCGAGACCTTGTGGTCCATGAAGGAGCGCGAGTGGATCATCGTGTGGCTGTTGTGGTGGTGCTTCAACGACTTGTACGACGCGAGGCCGATCGACGTCGACTTGTGGCCGCCGTCCATCGCCACCAGGTTCACGTTCACGTAGACCAGCAGGTCGGACTCGGCCGCCCGCTTGGAGATCTCGACGTCCTCGCCGTGCTTGGTCTGACCGAGATGGGTCAGGTTCGCGGCGTCCTCGGCGTCGAAGTTGTAGAGCTTGCCGTCCGGGTAGAACGACCGGAAGACGCGCTCACCGACGATGTCGCGCAGCTCGTTCGGCGTGAGCCGGCGGTGCAGCGCGTTCGCCGAGATCAGCTCGACGTCGTCGACACCCGCGTCGGCCGCCATCGTCAGCACGGCCTCGATGATGCGCTGCCGGATGTCCGGCTTCTTCATCGGCGGCAACGGCAGGGAGATGTCGTCGAACGCGATCGTCAGCCGCATGCCCGGGCGGAGCAGCTCCGGCAGCGGCTCGGACTCCAGCGGGTTCAGCAGCGCGTTCTGGATGGCCTCCTCGACGTCGCGCACCGGGGCCTGCGCCTCCGGCGGGTACACCACGCGAGTGCCGAGCGGGAACCGCTCCAGCTTGAATCCCTCACCGTTGTGCACGAGCAGAGGCGGCGTGCGGTCATCGACCTCAAGCACGAATCCAGGCCGGGACATATCAGTTCTCCTCTTTCAAACGGGCGTTCATCATGCCGACCACGTCACTCATCCTCATGCCGACCTCACATCGAAAGCGACCTTCACGGTACCGAGACGGCCGGCGGACTGGGCGTGGTCAAGGGCCTCGCGCCAGCGATACAGCGGGTACGTCGCGCCGACCACGCCGTCGAGCGGGGCCTTCGCGGCCAACTCGAGCGCGGTCTCGAACGCGGGCCTGCCGTTCGGCTCTTCGCGGGCCGAGGCATACGTCCCGGTCAGCTCCAATTCACGGAACCACACCGGGGACAGATCCGCACCAGTTGACGGCATTCCGCTCAGCACGACCCGGCCACCGGCCTTGGTCACGCGCAGAACGGTGTCGATGGAGTCCTTGCTGCCGACGGCGTCCACCGCGACATCCACACCACCGAGCAGGAACTCGCGGCCCAGCTCCGGCTTCAACCAGAAGGCCCCGGTGGCGCGTCGCACGCCACGGAACACCTCGTCCGGCGCGACGACATCGCTCGCGCCGAAGGCCCGGGCGAGCTCGCGCTGCTTGGCGTGCTTCGCGACGACCGTGATCCGGCCGGCCTGGGTCAGCTCGCGCAGGGCGAGGGTGGCGAACAGGCCGACCGCGCCCGCGCCGCTGATCAGGACCGACTCGCCCGGCTTGATCTTCGCGCGCAAGGCGGTGTGCACGGCACAGGCCAGCGGCTCGGTCAGGACGGCTCGCTCGTTCGAGATGCCGTCCGGTACGGCGTACAGCTGGCTGCGGTGCGCGACCATGACGTTGCCCCAGCCGCCACCGGTGTCCTGGCAGAACCCGGTCTGCAGGCCTGGAGCTACGTGGCCGACGGTGATGCGGTCACAGCGGTTGGTGTTGCCGGACGCGCAGCCGTCGCAGAACTCGACCCCACGGGCGGCGCAGGTCAGGACCGAGTCCATCACCACGCGAGTGCCCTTGGGCAGGTCCTCGCAGTCTTCGAGCAGCTCGCCGACGATCTCGTGACCGGGCACGAACGGCATCGAGACCATGGCCGAGAAGTAGAGCTTGGTATGACCGGTGACCATGCCGAGGTCGGACCCGCAGATCCCGGACAGGATCGGCCGGATCCGGGCCCAGCCGTCCCGCTCGGCCTTGGGCTCCGCGATCGTCACCAGCCGCAGCGGTGCCGCCGGGCCGGTCAGGATGCCGGGAATGCGCCCGCCGACGGCCTTGGCGGCCAGGTACTTGGCGGGTGAGCGGTACATCTCGAGCGCGAGCATCATCGGGCGTTCACCCCGGGAATCTCCAGACGGGACGAGGTGGCCGGCGTCTTCCAGTCGACGATCTGCCAGCGTCCCGCCCGGGCGGCCCGGTACAGCGAGACGTCGGGTGAGACCGCGACCGGGTTGCCGACGGTGGTCAGCATCGGCAGGTCGGAGTGGCTGTCCGCATACGCGAAGGACTTCGACAGGTCGATATCCGTACCGCGGGCGCGGTGCTTGATCCAGGCCGCGCGGGACTCGCCGACCAGTGGCGGCCCGGTGAGGAAGCCGGTGCAGCGGCCGCGATCGTCGACCGCGAGATCCGCCGCGACGATCTCGTCGAACAACGGCTCCAGCGGCCGGGTCAACGGCCGGACCGCGCCGGTGATCAGGATCGTGCGGTGACCGGCCGCCTTGTGCTCGCGGATCCGGCGCACGGCCGCACCGCTGAGCCGCTCCAGCACATGCTCGGCCAGCACCTCGTCGACGATCCGGTTCAGCTCTTCCAGATCGGCGCCCTGGTAGCGGCGGTAGATCGTGCGCAGGAAGGTACCGCGGTCCTTGCGCTCGGCCGCGACCAGCTTCGGCAGCTTGCGCAGCATCGCGCCGACCTCGCTGTACCGCGCGCGGGAGTCGAGCTCGGGCAGGCGCATCCACAGGTACGTCTCGATCACGTTCGACGACAGCAGCGTGCCGTCCATGTCGAACGCGGCGATGACCGTGGAATCACCCGGCGCGAGCTTCTTCAGGTCGGTGCCGGCCTCCTGCAGCGACTTGTTGCGCTTCTTGCGAACGACGTCGAGGCGGCGCAGCGAGTCCGTGACGCTCGGGCAGTGCACCTCTTGCAGGTAGTGCTGCCAATCGACGATGGCCGAGTCACACCAGAACTTCTCCCGGTCGTCACCCTCCAACGCGTTGTGCAGCGCGAGCACGTTGTCGTCGATGAACTGCAATTCCGCCTGCGCATACTCGGCGTACAGGTCCATGTAGCGACGGAGGAAGTCCAGTCGCCGCTTCTGTACGTCGAGCTCGCGGGCGTACTTCAGAGTGCGCTCGCCACGCGGGATGTGCGTGATGATCTGGTCGGCGATCTTGTGCGCCTTCTCGCCGTACCGCAGCAGACTCTCGACCGAATCGCCGCCGGGGAACTTCCAGACCGGCAGGCGGACCGCACCCCGCTCCCCCAGGTCGAACGGGTGCTTGGAGAAGTACGCGCGGACACCGGCGTACAGCTGCTCGAAGGTCAGCGGGTTCCGGGCGCCGGAGCTGACGTGGTAGTACTCCGGGTTGCCCGGCTCGGGCTCCGTCGCCATCACGGCGCAGATCGCACCGACGACGTGGTCGACCGGGATGATCTCGACGACCGAGTCGGGGCTGGCCGGGAACTCCGGCAGCTCGCCCCGGCCGTACGCCAGGATCAGCGGCTCGGCCATCTTGAAGCCCTCGATCCAGCCCGGGAAGGGGCTCTGGAGCGCGGACTCGATGATCGCGGGACGCACGATCGACGTCGGCAGGGTGGCGGCGAACTCCTCCACCACCCGCTCACCGAGGGCCTTGGTGAAGGTGTAGCAGTCGGTCCAGCCGAGGCTGCGAGCGCGCTCGGTACCGGTCTCGATCAGCTTCTTCGCGACCCATTCGGTACGACGACGCTCGGTGTCGGCCGCCGCGGTCAGGTGACCGGCCCGGCGGTGCAGCTTCTCCGACTCCTTGCGGAACTTGGCCAGCATCCCGGCACCGCGGGAAGCCTCCTCGATCCGGTCCTTCATCGCCATCCCGGCCTTGGCCTCGACCCGCCAGTCGACGGTGTGCTCGACCGGCGCCTCGGGGATCGCGCCCCGACGGCGACCCGCGGTGTAAGCGGTGGAGATGTGGACGTAGTGCACCGGGCGCTCGGTCTCGACGATGCGCTCGAGCAGGCTCTTCGTACCGAGCACATTGGTGTTGAACGCGTCGTGGATCGGCGGATCGAAGCTCACGTCACCGGCGCAGTGCACGACGATGTCGAGGTCCTTCGGCAGCTCAGGCACGTCCGACAGATCGCCCTCGACCACCTCCACCCGGGCCGCGGTCAGCGCGTCGGCATCGGCGTACGGGGTGCCCTCACCGTAGAACGGCTTGAAGATGTCCTTCTTCAGCAGCTGCGCCATCCGGGCGGTGCCGGTCAGCGAGCCCTTCGGACGGATGATCGCGACCACGGTGGTACCGGGCAGATCACCGATCATCCGGTGCAGCAGTGCCTCACCGACGAAGCCGGTGATACCGGTGACAAGAACCTTCTTGCCGGCCAGCTTTTCGGCCAGACTCACTGATTGCCTCCACGGGTGAGTTCGAGTGCCTCGGTCAGGGTGAACGCCCCCGCATACAAGGCCTTCCCGACGATGACGCCCTCCACCCCATCCGCGACCAGCGTGCTCAGCGCGCGCAGATCGTCCAGGCTGGAGACGCCGCCACTGGCGACGATGGGCTTGTCGGTCCGGGCACAAAGGTCCCGGTAGAGCTCCAGGTTGGGCCCCTGCAGCATGCCGTCCTTGGTGACATCGGTGACGACGTACCGCGCGCAGCCGGCCTGTTCGAGCCGCTCGAGCACCTCGTAGAGGTCGCCGCCCTCCTTGGTCCAGCCGCGCGCCGCCAGCGTCCGGCCGCGCACGTCCAGCCCGATCGCGATCCGGTCGCCGTACTCCGCGATGATCCGGTCGCACCACTCCGGGTTCTCCAGGGCGGCCGTGCCGATGTTGACCCGGGCGGCACCGGTGGCCAGCGCGTTCGTCAGCGACTCGTCGTCGCGGATCCCGCCCGAGAGCTCGACCTTGACGTCGAGTTTGGCGGTCACGTCCGCGAGCAGCTCGCGATTACTGCCACGCCCGAAGGCGGCATCCAGATCGACCAGGTGGATCCAGTCGGCCCCGGCGTCCTGCCAGGCCATCGCCGCCGCGAGCGGATCGCCGTACGACGTCTCGCTCCCGGCCGCACCCTGGACCAGCCGGACGGCCTGACCGTCCGCCACGTCGACGGCAGGCAGCAGCACCAGATTCTCAGGCATGGGCCACACCCTAAAGGTCGGCTCCCCCCGGTTTGTAACCCACCGGCCACCTGAGTCGTTCGGTAGCCATCTGTCTCAGCGATACCAGTGGGCCCAGTGGTCCTACCTTCTGCGGCCCAGGGTGGGGCGCGGGTCTTCGGTCGGCCAGGGGTTCTGTGCGGTCCGGAAATAGAGAATGCCGAGGATCATCGCGAAAAACGCAGAGGTCAGCAGCCCGCCGCCGAGGTCCACGGCGTCGTCCCGCCCGACGCCGATCGCGAGCGCGACGAGAACGAGGCCAGTGATGGCTGCGATCCAGCCGAGGACCTGGCCGACCCAGCCACCGATTTCGGCCGGCGGCAGCAGAATCGGTCCAAGCAAGACCACCAGGACGAGGATCAGCCCGAAGGCCAGGTACGGCGACGTCGCCGCGAAAGTCGGCTCTTCCTCGTCTGGGCTGGAACCCATGTGGGCGACCAGGCCCCAGCCGCTGTACTCCTCGCGTCCCTCCCGGGCCCACGGCATCGCCGCCGACACCGCGAGCAGCACACCCACCGCCACGAGGAGGATGCGCTCGTGGATCTGCTCTCGCGTCAGTCCGAGTTCGCTCACATGCGGAGCGTAACGATCGTCAGGGTCTAAAAACGCGGTGACGGATTCATGGATGATGGGGTGGCCCATAGAGGAGGTGCATCGCGCGGTGCCGACTGAAGACAAGAAGCGGGCGGCCCACCGGGCCCTGGTGGATCGTGTCCTGAACGGAGACGGCAGGGCATCTGCGGAGCAGCGTGCCAGCGCGTTTAGCAACGCCGGCCTCTCCCAGCCGCTAGCTGAGCTGCTTGGCAAAGTCGCTATCAGTCCGACGCAGGTCACGGACGCGGATTTCGCGGCAGCACGGGCAGCGGGCTTCAGCGAAGACGAGCTCTTCGAACTGGTGATCTGCGCTGCGGTCGGACAGTCCACCCGGCTGTATGACGCGGGTCTGACAGCCCTGGCCGAGGCAGTCGCCGGCGAGGAGGACGGCTAATGCGCCTTGAGGTCCTCAACCGCGGCTACAGCCCCGGAACCAAGCTGCTCTTCGCGCTCATCCGGCTGTTCTCCCGGCACCCGGTACCGGACGCCGCCAAGCTGGTCTTCTACCGGCCCGACTTCTACGGCACCCGGGCGAAGGAGTTCACCCACGAGGCAATGCGCGGGCCTTCCGCCTGGTCGGTGGGCGATCGGGAGCTGATGGCGGCGTACGTGTCCAAGGTGAACGAGACCGCGTTCTGCGTCGGCGCACACAGCGCGACTGCACGGCAGGCGTACGGGGACGGCGCGAAGGTTGAAGCGGTGCTGGCTGACCTGGAAGCGGCACCCATCGAGGAGGGGCTCCGGGCGACACTGCGGATGCTCGGCAAGCTGACCCGGGAGGGAAAGGTGGACGCCGGGGACATGCGGGAAGTGCTATCCGCCGGTGTCTCACGCCAGCAGGTTGAGGACGCCTTGGCTGTCTGCGCCGCGTTCAACACGACCGATCGGCTCGCAGACGCCTTCGGCTTCGAGGTGCTCGGCCCCGAGGGCTTCGAGGCAGGAGCCAAGTACCTGCTCAAGCGCGGTTACCGCTAGCGCTTGCGGCGCTCGCCGAACGGGCTAGTGGCAGGCTGGTGCGTATGCCTAAGGTGACGCTCGCCGAACTGGAGTCCGACCCGCACAACGCACTCGCACAGCTTCGCCCGATCGGCTGGGTGGAGCCGTTGGGCGCGTGGGTGGTGGCCAGCCGGGCGCTCGCGATGCAGGTGATGCGCGATCCGGCGGGGTTCACGGTCGACGACCCGCGGTTCTCCACCGCGCAGGTGGTCGGTCCGTCGATGCTCTCGCTGGACCACGCGGATCACGCGCGCCATCGGGACCCGTTCGAGTCGCCGTTCGGGTTGGCCCGGACGCGCGAGCGATATCGGGAGTTCGTCGAGGCCGAGACGGATCGCCTGGTCTCCGCGATCGAACCACTCGGCTATTCAGACCTCCGTCGTACGGTCGCCGGGCCTTTGTCCGTCGCCGTCGTCGCCGACTCACTAGGTCTGCCGGGCACGGACGCGGCCACGGTGCTCAGCTGGTACGACGCGATCTCCGCCTCGGTGACAGGCGTCTCC
Encoded here:
- a CDS encoding carboxymuconolactone decarboxylase family protein, with protein sequence MRLEVLNRGYSPGTKLLFALIRLFSRHPVPDAAKLVFYRPDFYGTRAKEFTHEAMRGPSAWSVGDRELMAAYVSKVNETAFCVGAHSATARQAYGDGAKVEAVLADLEAAPIEEGLRATLRMLGKLTREGKVDAGDMREVLSAGVSRQQVEDALAVCAAFNTTDRLADAFGFEVLGPEGFEAGAKYLLKRGYR
- the priA gene encoding bifunctional 1-(5-phosphoribosyl)-5-((5-phosphoribosylamino)methylideneamino)imidazole-4-carboxamide isomerase/phosphoribosylanthranilate isomerase PriA; protein product: MPENLVLLPAVDVADGQAVRLVQGAAGSETSYGDPLAAAMAWQDAGADWIHLVDLDAAFGRGSNRELLADVTAKLDVKVELSGGIRDDESLTNALATGAARVNIGTAALENPEWCDRIIAEYGDRIAIGLDVRGRTLAARGWTKEGGDLYEVLERLEQAGCARYVVTDVTKDGMLQGPNLELYRDLCARTDKPIVASGGVSSLDDLRALSTLVADGVEGVIVGKALYAGAFTLTEALELTRGGNQ
- a CDS encoding HAD-IB family hydrolase, producing MSLAEKLAGKKVLVTGITGFVGEALLHRMIGDLPGTTVVAIIRPKGSLTGTARMAQLLKKDIFKPFYGEGTPYADADALTAARVEVVEGDLSDVPELPKDLDIVVHCAGDVSFDPPIHDAFNTNVLGTKSLLERIVETERPVHYVHISTAYTAGRRRGAIPEAPVEHTVDWRVEAKAGMAMKDRIEEASRGAGMLAKFRKESEKLHRRAGHLTAAADTERRRTEWVAKKLIETGTERARSLGWTDCYTFTKALGERVVEEFAATLPTSIVRPAIIESALQSPFPGWIEGFKMAEPLILAYGRGELPEFPASPDSVVEIIPVDHVVGAICAVMATEPEPGNPEYYHVSSGARNPLTFEQLYAGVRAYFSKHPFDLGERGAVRLPVWKFPGGDSVESLLRYGEKAHKIADQIITHIPRGERTLKYARELDVQKRRLDFLRRYMDLYAEYAQAELQFIDDNVLALHNALEGDDREKFWCDSAIVDWQHYLQEVHCPSVTDSLRRLDVVRKKRNKSLQEAGTDLKKLAPGDSTVIAAFDMDGTLLSSNVIETYLWMRLPELDSRARYSEVGAMLRKLPKLVAAERKDRGTFLRTIYRRYQGADLEELNRIVDEVLAEHVLERLSGAAVRRIREHKAAGHRTILITGAVRPLTRPLEPLFDEIVAADLAVDDRGRCTGFLTGPPLVGESRAAWIKHRARGTDIDLSKSFAYADSHSDLPMLTTVGNPVAVSPDVSLYRAARAGRWQIVDWKTPATSSRLEIPGVNAR
- a CDS encoding lysophospholipid acyltransferase family protein, producing MGTNLVKFSKETVRDVKQVARGWRWGRRPQVPRSAEPFVIPKETSVFPTKWARTPAAIALREVVQKGALNSVLRFEVNPQVSGLDALTKVNEPCLIVANHSSHLDTPLILCTLPNAWRRKTAVAAAADYFFDTWWRATASAIVFNTFPIERRSGKLSSTPGDLLADGWNVVVFPEGTRSQDGWMERFRMGAAYLAVEHGVPIIPVGIKGSFAAMPRGRGWPVPGRPSVAVRYGDALRPAPGESARDFAPRISAAVSALLDEEGSTWWEARRRVATGASPSQSGPDAARWRRVWESTAPIKSNGDKRRAWK
- a CDS encoding zinc-dependent alcohol dehydrogenase, with translation MMLALEMYRSPAKYLAAKAVGGRIPGILTGPAAPLRLVTIAEPKAERDGWARIRPILSGICGSDLGMVTGHTKLYFSAMVSMPFVPGHEIVGELLEDCEDLPKGTRVVMDSVLTCAARGVEFCDGCASGNTNRCDRITVGHVAPGLQTGFCQDTGGGWGNVMVAHRSQLYAVPDGISNERAVLTEPLACAVHTALRAKIKPGESVLISGAGAVGLFATLALRELTQAGRITVVAKHAKQRELARAFGASDVVAPDEVFRGVRRATGAFWLKPELGREFLLGGVDVAVDAVGSKDSIDTVLRVTKAGGRVVLSGMPSTGADLSPVWFRELELTGTYASAREEPNGRPAFETALELAAKAPLDGVVGATYPLYRWREALDHAQSAGRLGTVKVAFDVRSA
- a CDS encoding lactate racemase domain-containing protein, yielding MSRPGFVLEVDDRTPPLLVHNGEGFKLERFPLGTRVVYPPEAQAPVRDVEEAIQNALLNPLESEPLPELLRPGMRLTIAFDDISLPLPPMKKPDIRQRIIEAVLTMAADAGVDDVELISANALHRRLTPNELRDIVGERVFRSFYPDGKLYNFDAEDAANLTHLGQTKHGEDVEISKRAAESDLLVYVNVNLVAMDGGHKSTSIGLASYKSLKHHHNSHTMIHSRSFMDHKVSKMHHSAWRMGEVLTSHVKVFQIETTLNNDIFGGPLEFLQKREWEWSIKDQASMLAAKRGIDLAPTRVRRKIFQDVRANYGLTGINAGKIEPVHEKTIEAVHSQHKVEVQGQADVAIMGVPFVGPYNVNSIMNPILAACMGLGYYFNSYIGQPIVRKDGAVILYHPVDYEFSQLHHPSYVDFFEEVLSESTDPATIEAKFEKQYAEDPWYIHLYRTSNAYHGVHPFYMWYWISHALDHCGDIVWVGANRKSVERMGFRSASTLQDALEMVSHSVGRSPSITYLHNPPHLLADVR